The following coding sequences lie in one Yamadazyma tenuis chromosome 3, complete sequence genomic window:
- the SGF11 gene encoding SAGA-associated factor (COG:E; EggNog:ENOG503P5KX), with the protein MKVTFDTLAESIFEDMMFNLIKHETLDKLALYKAKTASVDSEGSRIEVLIKEHNVNLDIFNQDKVKLKTADTNKYFTCENCGRSISGGRFAQHINKCLERKRR; encoded by the exons ATGAAAGTTACATTCGACACACTT GCCGAGTCtatatttgaagatatgaTGTTCAATTTAATCAAGCACGAAACGTTAGATAAATTGGCATTATACAAAGCCAAAACAGCATCAGTTGATTCCGAGGGGTCCAGAATTGAAGTACTTATTAAAGAGCATAATGTCAAccttgatatcttcaatcaGGATaaggtcaagttgaaaactGCCGATACGAACAAGTATTTTACGTGTGAGAACTGTGGCCGTAGCATTAGTGGGGGAAGATTTGCTCAGCACATCAACAAATGCTTGGAGAGAAAGAGACGGTAG
- the FAA2_1 gene encoding medium-chain fatty acid-CoA ligase faa2 (COG:I; EggNog:ENOG503NUAR) has protein sequence MSVFTSIDAKDVSKNLPLMDINMAVETNGAYHNRFSETMFQNLHPQLNTYNELFNNAVTMFSNRPCLAYRPYNPVFQTYPSSYKTLSYTQVQRARCYLGSGILYALYKNQFKYSEVHNKIDNHLENWANFGATDHSFILTIYSDNRYEWILTDLACVGYSITNTALYDTLGESSTEYILNVTKSPVVVCSADKIKKLKKLKSSGKAPELICIICMDNNVKSYTDYDLKLEVFSFQDIISLGKSHKLNQMPPTVNTIYTISFTSGTTSNPKGVILKNEQAVAANTFLSTTMKRVNKGKTLVFLPLAHIYERQTSAYALSCGYMLGFPKSKKSSDVLRDLIEDLKIYRPDYVSLVPRILNKLQSEVKSYLEKVDDFKLNQIIEQKIMNQKSFDGNKASTSNDFYPPYVKLRKRFGLEYVDWINTASAPANPATLEFLRASMNIGVRQLYGATETFGAISTTSEYDTSINSSGIISICTQFKLGENNELLVRGATVTPGYFEDPEETAKAFQDGWYSTGDVATVGKKGEITIIDRAKNFFKMSQGEYVSPERLENIYVSCNTEIESIFIHGKPTESFLIGFLSLKDDNKIPKTRKEKIELLKRINGSVQGINRLEKIQNVHVGTKLLADILTPTFKLKRKDAIVKFSELIDALYEEGPLLSSKIKSSEGLSLMFIILWLAGDLFNVLGSILQGVLPTMIILAIYYTFADIVLLWQCLNYNHKSQADLIHLSPASPFDGDTIEHVLSRDNEDEEDTDKPPSSPVKNFLFKLLLVTLVFGSGLVGWYISYVKNYYKYKHPEEPKLVFDPLAQFFGWLCAFLYLGSRVPQILLNFKRKSCEGISFMFFLFACLGNLTYVISILSVDVSRDYLVINSSWLAGSLGTLFLDFTIFVQFFIYNEEIQEYPSSESGYGAIDDINDP, from the exons atgagtGTTTTCACATCAATTGACGCTAAAGATGTCCTGAAGAACTTACCATTGATGGACATTAACATGGCGGTGGAAACCAATGGAGCATACCACAATCGCTTCAGCGAGACGATGTTCCAAAAccttcatccacaattaAACACATATAACGAGCTTTTCAATAATGCGGTGACAATGTTCTCTAACCGTCCCTGTTTAGCGTACCGGCCTTATAATCCCGTGTTCCAGACTTACCCCAGTTCCTACAAGACATTGTCCTACACACAAGTGCAACGAGCCAGATGCTACCTTGGCTCGGGGATTCTTTATGCTCTATACAAAAACCAGTTCAAATACTCTGAAGTTCACAACAAAATTGACAACCATTTGGAGAATTGGGCTAACTTTGGTGCCACTGACCATTCGTTTATTTTAACAATTTATTCAGATAACCGATACGAATGGATTTTGACTGACTTGGCATGTGTGGGGTATTCCATTACCAATACAGCATTATATGATACTTTGGGAGAATCCTCAACTGAATACATATTGAATGTTACCAAAAGTCCTGTGGTTGTTTGTTCTGCCGAtaagatcaagaagttgaaaaagttgaaatcGTCCGGAAAAGCTCCTGAACTAATCTGCATTATTTGTATGGATAATAATGTTAAGCTGTACACAGACTATGATTTGAAGTTAGAAGTGTTTTCATTTCAAGATATCATTTCATTAGGCAAGTCCCATAAACTCAATCAGATGCCACCAACAGTAAACACTATTTACACTATTTCTTTTACTAGTGGTACCACTTCTAATCCGAAGGGAGTTATTTTGAAGAACGAACAAGCGGTTGCTGCAAAtacttttctttcaacaacgaTGAAGCGAGTCAATAAGGGAAAAACTTTAGTATTTTTACCCCTTGCTCATATATATGAGAGGCAGACTAGTGCATATGCCTTATCTTGTGGCTACATGTTGGGATTCCCCAAACTGAAGAAATCCAGTGATGTTTTGCGGGACTTAATTGAGGATTTAAAGATTTACCGTCCTGATTACGTATCTTTAGTTCCCCGaattttgaacaagttgcAATCTGAAGTTAAGTCATACCTTGAGAAggttgatgatttcaagcTCAATCAAATTATCGAGCAGAAAATAATGAACCAGAAGTCATTTGATGGAAACAAGGCATCTACTTCAAATGATTTTTATCCACCCTACGTTAAGTTAAGGAAGAGATTCGGGTTGGAATATGTCGATTGGATCAACACGGCTTCTGCTCCTGCTAATCCAGCAACTCTAGAGTTTCTTAGGGCCTCCATGAATATTGGGGTGCGGCAATTGTATGGGGCTACAGAAACCTTTGGTGCTATTTCTACTACTTCGGAGTACGATACAAGCATAAACTCAAGTGGAATAATATCCATATGTACGCAATTTAAATTGGGAGAAAATAATGAGCTCCTTGTTAGAGGTGCCACGGTTACCCCAGGGTACTTCGAAGATCCCGAGGAAACGGCAAAAGCCTTCCAAGATGGTTGGTATTCTACGGGAGATGTGGCAACAGTAGGGAAAAAAGGTGAAATAACCATCATTGATAGGGCcaagaactttttcaagatgagTCAAGGTGAGTATGTTTCCCCAGAGAGGCTAGAGAACATTTATGTTAGTTGCAACACAGAAATTGAATCGATTTTTATACATGGAAAACCTACCGAATCCTTTCTCATCGGttttttgagtttgaaagaCGACAATAAAATCCCAAAAACcagaaaagagaaaatAGAGTTATTGAAAAGGATAAATGGTTCAGTTCAAGGTATCAACAGACTTGAAAAGATCCAAAACGTTCATGTGGGTACCAAATTATTGGCAGATATTTTGACCCCCACTTTCAAGTTAAAGCGAAAGGATGCCATTGTGAAGTTTCTGGAGTTAATAGACGCTTTATATGAGGAAGGCCCTTTGCTTAGCTCTAAGAT AAAGTCAAGTGAAGGATTGTCTTTGATGTTTATAATATTATGGTTAGCTGGGGACCTATTCAATGTATTAGGATCTATTCTTCAAGGTGTATTGCCTACTATGATCATTTTGGCCATCTACTACACCTTTGCTGATATAGTATTGTTATGGCAATGTCTTAACTATAATCACAAATCTCAGGCTGACCTTATTCATTTGTCACCTGCCAGCCCATTTGATGGAGATACCATTGAACATGTGTTATCAAGAGATAATGAGGACGAAGAAGATACCGATAAACCACCTAGTTCTCCGGTCAAAAATTTCCTTTTCAAGCTACTTCTTGTAACTTTGGTATTTGGATCAGGATTAGTGGGCTGGTATATTTCATACGTGAAAAACTATTACAAGTATAAACACCCCGAAGAACCTAAACTTGTTTTCGACCCGTTGGCACAATTTTTTGGATGGCTTTGTGCATTTTTGTACTTGGGTTCTCGGGTTCCCCAGATTCTACTTAATTTCAAAAGGAAGAGCTGTGAAGGAATCAGTTTCATGTTTTTTTTATTTGCTTGTCTAGGAAACTTGACGTATGTCATCTCCATTTTGAGTGTTGACGTGAGCAGAGATTACCTTGTCATTAACTCAAGTTGGTTAGCCGGCTCTTTGGGTACTTTATTTTTGGATTTCACGATATTTGTTCAGTTCTTCATATACAATGAAGAGATTCAAGAATATCCTAGTTCCGAAAGTGGATATGGTGCTATAGACGACATTAATGACCCATAA
- the MRR1 gene encoding Citrinin biosynthesis cluster MFS transporter mrr1 (EggNog:ENOG503P2JE; COG:K), giving the protein MKVKESSANAAVIFNEKDDLESQTKSVLSNTDSEGSLTLNEMVFEKRLLEPEGVVDMVPYYKLIKSQVQRTKPETSTSTLPLGVTYVDEKLGNELRLIDKIQVILPKQKVVWKLLKIFFKDMYPFMPFLDENSFRTEIEKILGPEGFADRKIEHINVEKRLDLAYIGTLLILLRLSFLSLFTNQNDIDESRLKMDNLNPEDQAYHYLLLNPITINIIVIAQECLDQFNLYRQPTFPVLSLALYTRLYHTYAPEDGDGADGGGSSGMLALLIKMAVSLGCNREPDNLPNMDRVSPMNNVTRRIWHCLILQDLNLAYTFGQPISISRGTYDARVPFYRKGEECLRDVELDKFITEALFGSAALYMSARNVVHLVLNVEGATKISEVCKAVSALELVMSTEYGSLDSCLNPKPGPYQDICRILAAKFYIAVKAFNIMIFFYLFLNYEKKNPELAFFYARKILLITVGEMMPHFFEMIGNFKNDLVLNPPFEQFIHKSNIILMALIIRVNFLTQEFKENPEHHSKLELNTAYNQYFKNLIQLSSALTRCLEVSIAVISKISNRYYYAWRITKGHSFLLRTITKNKFYQENREAGAALRLGQFSNSQIEGLTNICETTLGKLGKQNTDYVCNSDICVEFKKHYEQTKKQQETSRTSTPVPETPGFFSKIPKAPKTPTTNQNSILEESRSPPAMTPRFDLDFVNSVEIDKLWLQVLSGKDIDNPNGRNPDILNPEPKFEFPSGTSRGSNVNDFFGSISFDALFDI; this is encoded by the coding sequence ATGAAGGTGAAGGAATCTAGTGCAAATGCAGCagtcattttcaatgaaaaggATGATTTGGAGTCTCAAACGAAGTCAGTTTTGTCCAATACTGATAGTGAAGGTTCACTAACCTTGAATGAGATGGTTTTTGAAAAAAGACTTTTAGAGCCAGAAGGGGTAGTTGATATGGTTCCTTATTACAAGTTAATTAAAAGTCAGGTACAGAGGACGAAGCCAGAGACAAGTACTTCTACGTTGCCCTTAGGAGTAACATACGTTGACGAAAAGCTTGGAAATGAGTTAAGATTAATTGATAAGATTCAAGTTATCCtaccaaaacaaaaagtgGTTTGGAAATTACTCaaaattttcttcaaggataTGTATCCATTCATGCCATTTCTAGATGAAAATCTGTTCAGGactgaaattgaaaagatACTCGGACCCGAAGGATTTGCAGATAGAAAGATTGAGCATATAAATGTAGAGAAAAGATTGGATTTAGCTTATATTGGAACTTTGCTTATCTTATTGAGATTGTCATTCCTTTCCTTATTCACCAATCAAAATGATATCGACGAACtgagattgaagatggatAATCTTAACCCTGAAGATCAGGCTTATCATTATTTATTGCTTAATCCCATAACTATTAATATTATTGTTATTGCACAGGAATGTTTGGATCAGTTTAACCTTTACAGACAACCAACTTTTCCGGTTTTGAGTTTAGCGCTCTATACGCGTTTGTATCACACATATGCTCCagaagatggagatggTGCAGATGGAGGCGGATCTAGTGGGATGTTGGctttgttgatcaagatggCAGTTTCTTTGGGATGTAATAGGGAACCTGATAATCTTCCTAATATGGACAGGGTAAGTCCAATGAATAACGTAACCAGAAGGATATGGCATTGTCTAATTTTACAGGATTTGAATTTAGCTTATACTTTTGGCCAACCtatttcaatttcaagagGTACTTATGATGCTAGAGTCCCATTCTACCGGAAAGGAGAGGAATGTTTGAGAGATGTGGAGCTTGATAAGTTCATAACTGAAGCACTATTTGGAAGTGCAGCTTTATATATGAGTGCTAGAAATGTTGTTCATTTGGTATTGAACGTGGAAGGAGCAACAAAGATATCAGAAGTATGCAAGGCAGTATCCGCTCTCGAGTTGGTCATGTCCACGGAGTATGGAAGCTTGGATTCTTGTTTGAACCCCAAACCTGGTCCGTATCAGGATATTTGCCGGATTCTTGCAGCCAAGTTTTATATAGCGGTGAAGGCTTTCAACATCATGATATTTTTCtacttgttcttgaattacgaaaagaagaatccagAACTTGCATTTTTCTATGCCAGGAAGATTCTTTTGATTACTGTGGGAGAAATGATGCCACATTTCTTTGAAATGATTGGAAACTTTAAAAATGACTTGGTATTGAACCCTCCATTCGAGCAATTCATTCATAAATCCAATATCATCCTTATGGCATTGATTATAAGGGTGAATTTTTTAACCCAAgagttcaaagaaaatCCAGAACATCATCTGAAGCTTGAGTTGAATACTGCCTATAATCAGtatttcaagaatttgattcAATTATCGTCTGCTTTGACGAGATGCTTGGAAGTGTCTATTGCTGttatttccaaaatcaGTAACAGGTACTATTATGCTTGGAGAATTACCAAAGGACATTCGTTCCTTTTGAGGACAATAACCAAAAATAAGTTCTATCAAGAAAACAGAGAAGCTGGTGCTGCATTAAGACTCGGTCAATTCAGCAACAGTCAGATTGAAGGCCTTACAAATATTTGTGAAACTACCTTAGGCAAGCTCGGTAAGCAAAACACAGATTATGTTTGCAACTCAGACATATGTGTAGAATTCAAAAAGCACTACGAACAAACCAagaaacaacaagaaacaTCTCGGACTTCAACACCAGTCCCAGAAACTCCTGGgttcttctccaagatTCCTAAGGCCCCCAAGACCCCAACTACTAACCAGAATTCAATTCTAGAAGAGTCCCGATCTCCTCCAGCTATGACTCCAAGATTTGATTTGGATTTCGTCAATTCAGTAGAAATCGACAAGTTATGGTTACAAGTGTTAAGTGGAAAGGATATCGATAATCCGAATGGCCGTAATCCGGATATTCTCAACCCAGAACCTAAATTCGAATTTCCATCAGGCACCTCAAGGGGGAGCAACGTTAATGATTTCTTTGGGAGCATCTCATTTGACGCTTTATTTGACATATAA
- the TRM10 gene encoding tRNA (guanine(9)-N(1))-methyltransferase (BUSCO:EOG09263760; COG:S; EggNog:ENOG503NU3A), translating to MKRPLNLSEEELQQLAKEKVENDVKRQKLGLSKNQYKKLLRQQKHEETKDEYRKSKKEKRKAAKERAQQKAETDRKENEKKPGRLSPSQQLPTGVRCLVDCEFDDLMTEREIRSLSLQITRMYSAMRTCKYNVGLEVSPVDKNLKKQFDTKVPQHKAWKNITMDSKPISQIIEESGKVEDFVYFTADTDEVIEELEEGKTYIIGGIVDKNRHKDLCVKKAKELGLKVGKLPIGKYIQISGRQVLATSHVYEICCKWFEYKDWGKAFHEVLPQRKLEGKVRKRVNRDVNDVVDEAVESEGNTAEYEDEDQDQENAESLTAN from the coding sequence ATGAAAAGACCGTTGAATTTAAGCGAAGAAGAGCTACAACAGTTGGCAAAAGAGAAAGTAGAAAACGATGTCAAGAGACAGAAGCTAGGGCTATCCAAGAATCAGTACAAAAAATTGTTGAGGCAACAGAAACACGAGGAGACTAAAGATGAATATAGAAAGctgaagaaggaaaagcGTAAAGCAGCTAAAGAAAGAGCACAACAGAAAGCAGAGACCGACAGGAAAGAGAATGAGAAGAAACCAGGAAGACTTTCTCCAAGCCAACAACTTCCTACCGGAGTTAGGTGTTTGGTGGACTGTGAGttcgatgatttgatgACCGAGCGAGAAATCAGATCACTATCATTGCAAATTACTCGGATGTACAGTGCCATGAGAACATGTAAATATAACGTTGGGCTCGAGGTGAGTCCTGTAGataagaacttgaagaaacaattCGACACCAAGGTCCCTCAGCACAAAGCATGGAAGAATATCACAATGGATAGTAAACCCATATCacaaatcattgaagagTCAGGGaaagttgaagactttgTGTACTTCACAGCTGATACTGACGAAGTAATTGAAGAGCTAGAGGAAGGTAAAACCTATATCATCGGGGGAATCGTTGACAAAAATAGACATAAAGATTTATGTGTGAAGAAGGCCAAAGAGTTGGGATTAAAGGTAGGTAAGCTACCCATTGGCAAGTATATCCAGATAAGTGGTAGACAAGTATTAGCCACTAGTCACGTGTACGAAATATGCTGTAAGTGGTTCGAGTACAAGGATTGGGGGAAAGCCTTCCATGAAGTCTTACCACAGAGAAAATTGGAAGGGAAGGTAAGGAAGAGAGTGAACAGAGACGTAAATGATGTAGTGGACGAGGCTGTTGAGAGCGAAGGGAACACCGCTGAatatgaagatgaagatcaagatcaagaaaatgcAGAATCATTGACTGCTAATTAA
- the RHO1 gene encoding GTP-binding protein Rho1 (COG:U; EggNog:ENOG503NV4I) — MVPPSAEIRRKLVIVGDGACGKTCLLIVFSKGTFPEVYVPTVFENYVADVEVDGRKVELALWDTAGQEDYDRLRPLSYPDSNVILICFSIDSPDSLDNVLEKWISEVLHFCQGVPIILVGCKSDLRNDSQTIELLRQQQQQPISSSEGQSVAQKIGASNYLECSARTGEGVREVFEAATRASLKTKEKKEKTKRKCNIL, encoded by the coding sequence ATGGTTCCTCCTTCAGCTGAAATTAGAAGAAAGTTAGTTATCGTAGGTGATGGTGCATGTGGTAAAACCTGTTTGTTGATTGTGTTCTCCAAGGGAACTTTCCCAGAAGTTTACGTTCCAACTGTTTTTGAAAACTATGTTGCCGacgttgaagttgatggaagaaaagttgaattGGCCTTATGGGATACTGCTGGTCAAGAAGATTACGATAGATTGAGACCTTTGAGTTATCCAGATTCCAACGTTATTTTAATTTGTTTCTCCATCGACTCCCCAGATTCTTTGGATAACGTGTTAGAAAAGTGGATTTCAGAAGTCTTGCATTTCTGCCAAGGTGTTCCAATCATCTTGGTTGGATGTAAACTGGATTTAAGAAATGATTCTCAAACCATTGAATTATTGagacaacaacaacaacaaccaatttcaagttctgaAGGTCAAAGCGTTGCTCAGAAGATTGGAGCCAGTAACTACTTGGAATGTTCTGCTAGAACTGGTGAAGGTGTTAgagaagtttttgaagctGCAACTAGAGCTTCGTTAAAGaccaaggaaaagaaggagaagacCAAGAGGAAGTGTAACATTTTGTAA
- a CDS encoding uncharacterized protein (EggNog:ENOG503P5RA; COG:C) yields the protein MFRRVAVHNRVAIRFKSATGLTKPELSANPIVQQAPNRSETWSKSQESRLNIISKFAYRFIQKDLDQQPRAHSAMELISKQPVRYLSHSEGNIAVCDGNKGSTLQGHPKVFINLDKPVASTCGYCGLRYAKEEHKHLIEGEKS from the coding sequence ATGTTTAGAAGAGTAGCCGTGCATAATAGAGTCGCCATAAGATTCAAGTCAGCCACTGGGCTCACCAAGCCAGAGTTATCTGCTAATCCTATTGTGCAACAAGCCCCCAACAGATCAGAGACCTGGTCTAAATCGCAAGAATCAAGATTAaacatcatctccaaatttGCCTACAGATTTATCCAAAAAGACTTGGACCAGCAACCAAGAGCACACTCAGCCATGGAGTTAATAAGTAAGCAACCTGTCAGATACTTGAGCCATTCAGAAGGAAATATTGCAGTTTGTGATGGAAATAAAGGAAGCACTTTACAAGGACACCCTAAGgtgttcatcaacttggacaaacCTGTGGCTTCTACTTGTGGTTACTGTGGATTGAGATATGCCAAGGAAGAACACAAACATTTGATTGAAGGAGAGAAGAGTTAa
- a CDS encoding uncharacterized protein (EggNog:ENOG503NUJ7; COG:M) codes for MLKDILLGITYGVYYSKSHLFRSYVVVPVGVVIEIMILYGLNQFIVNILKITFPASVLGMLINTVILCGLSTATKVHKGFDMVLNRYLRMIEPSMNFSLKWINIFFIPSFIILPLSQPITIIEVLKIAGVFVVGWCALMLINIYSIQLIKILMNLNRKEAAKETTSDDDHDEEFIKNTSEGVSEMAGGDLRQVQTEPYDLGRGHHENLGIGSSSATETENIELMDMDNPFIMRPERSYVKQNSTPISMASEENEFGVETVLPSRMSMKSAPSQVDVPPGSSSSSSKEKNTEIDSYAHLNPLAKRTTIFITNYIDWVLYFLLFVASLPLFYTPYHIFLPFHFSVTIFSYFVALLIPHKWPVTKRFAHPILVSTFLILFICFISSLIYHHTAKGFLDDLKYYKTGKNYLNLFSKAYLFDNGETNKNPQESITKYPIWPGCGDFLSSMMDVSIVSLSLPMFTHRRDFIKNFWIMIPILMSIALTFLLYPLICYNIGINPQRSIGFIGRSVTLALGNPLINALEGSISLMAVCTILSGICGVLIGDSLFKFLRVKPGDYVTRGVSLGINCGAIATAHLLDSDPRAASMSSLSFAIFGTVMIVFSSIGEIRNFVHAMVGQ; via the coding sequence ATGTTAAAGGACATCCTTCTAGGCATTACCTACGGTGTATATTATCTGAAGTCACATCTTTTTCGCTCATATGTGGTGGTACCGGTGGGGGTTGTTATTGAGATCATGATCCTATACGGCTTGAACCAATTTATTGTTAATATTCTTAAAATCACGTTCCCGGCGTCGGTCTTGGGAATGTTGATAAATACCGTAATCTTGTGTGGGTTATCTACTGCCACAAAGGTACATAAGGGGTTCGACATGGTGTTGAATCGGTATCTCCGAATGATTGAGCCGTCCATGAACTTCAGTTTGAAGTGGATCAACATATTTTTCATTCCTTCCTTCATCATCTTACCATTGAGCCAACCTATAACCATAAttgaggtgttgaagattgCAGGCGTATTCGTTGTTGGCTGGTGTGCCTTAATGCTTATAAACATTTACTCGATTCAATtaatcaagatcttgatgaaccTCAATCGCAAAGAAGCTGCCAAAGAAACGACTCTGGACGACGACCATGATGAGGAGTTCATTAAAAACACATCGGAGGGTGTGTCAGAAATGGCTGGAGGTGATCTACGCCAGGTTCAAACCGAACCGTACGACTTGGGACGAGGTCACCATGAAAACCTAGGAATTGGACTGCTGCTGGCCACAGAAACCGAGAATATTGAACTAATGGACATGGACAACCCGTTTATAATGCGGCCTGAACGTAGCTATGTGAAGCAGAACAGTACACCAATCAGCATGGCATCtgaagaaaatgagttTGGAGTGGAAACGGTGCTTCCATCGCGGATGTCCATGAAGCTGGCGCCTTCTCAAGTAGATGTTCCCCCAGGGTCATCACTGTCTAGTTCGAAGGAGAAGAATACCGAGATTGACTCGTATGCCCATTTGAATCCATTGGCAAAGAGAACCACCATTTTCATTACCAATTACATCGACTGGGTGCTttattttcttcttttcgtGGCTTCTCTCCCATTATTTTACACTCCATATCACATTTTCCTTCCTTTCCACTTCAGTGTCACCATATTCTCCTACTTTGTGGCACTATTGATACCCCACAAGTGGCCTGTCACAAAACGGTTTGCTCATCCAATCTTGGTGTCTACATTTTTGATCCTATTTATATGCTTTATCTCGTCATTAATCTACCATCATACTGCCAAGGGGTTTTTGGACGACTTAAAGTACTACAAGACAGGTAAgaactacttgaacttgttcagTAAAGCTTACTTGTTTGACAATGGAGAAACCAATAAAAATCCTCAAGAATCTATCACCAAGTATCCAATTTGGCCTGGTTGTGGAGATTTTCTCAGTTCGATGATGGACGTTTCAATTGTATCCTTGAGCTTACCAATGTTCACTCATAGAAGggatttcatcaagaattttTGGATTATGATTCCCATTTTGATGAGTATCGCACTTACGTTCTTGTTGTATCCGTTGATCTGCTACAATATCGGTATCAATCCCCAGAGATCAATTGGATTCATTGGCAGGTCGGTCACTTTGGCCTTGGGAAATCCATTGATAAATGCCCTTGAAGGTTCGATTTCATTAATGGCTGTTTGCACAATTCTTTCAGGGATTTGTGGAGTGTTGATTGGAGATTCATTATTCAAATTCTTAAGAGTGAAACCTGGAGACTATGTGACTAGGGGTGTTAGTTTGGGTATCAACTGTGGGGCTATTGCAACCGCTCACCTATTGGACAGCGACCCGAGAGCTGCCAGTATGAGTAGTTTGAGCTTTGCTATCTTTGGAACCGTCATGATCGTATTTTCCAGTATCGGAGAGATTAGAAATTTTGTCCACGCCATGGTGGGTCAGTAA
- the SLP2 gene encoding Synaptotagmin-like protein 2 (COG:C; EggNog:ENOG503NX7K), which yields MLSISRGFSARPIAAFRPIITSRSLNNMSTLNFFQKERLPANTIVRFVPQQTAWIVERMGKFHKILNPGVAVLIPFLDKISYVQSLKESAVEIPTQNAITADNVSLELDGILYIKVMDAYKACYGVEDFQFAVSQLAQTTMRSEIGSLTLDSVLKERQQLNININRAINDASEDWGVKCLRYEIRDIHPPSNVLEAMHRQVSAERSKRAEILESEGIRQSRINIAEGEKQSQILKSEAAKQEQINNAAAMSKSLELISNTIKQNEYGHEAINLQIAQDYIKQFGNLAKETNTIILPSNMSDIGQFMVSGMKIFNDLNKDTKKSTTTSTPPGANEKKD from the coding sequence ATGCTTCTGATTTCAAGAGGGTTTTCGGCAAGACCAATTGCGGCCTTCCGGCCCATTATTACTTCCCGGTCGCTCAACAACATGTCCACATTGAattttttccaaaaagaacGATTGCCTGCCAATACCATTGTGAGGTTTGTGCCTCAGCAGACGGCGTGGATAGTTGAAAGAATGGGGAAATTCCACAAAATATTGAACCCAGGAGTGGCTGTATTGATTCCATTCCTTGACAAAATTTCTTACGTCCAATCTCTCAAGGAGCTGGCAGTCGAGATCCCCACTCAAAATGCCATCACTGCTGATAACGTAAGTTTGGAATTGGATGGAATTTTGTACATTAAGGTAATGGACGCTTACAAAGCCTGTTATGGAGTGGAAGACTTCCAATTCGCTGTGTCGCAATTGGCACAAACTACTATGAGATCAGAGATTGGTTCCTTAACCTTGGATTCTGTGTTGAAAGAACGTCAGCagttgaacatcaacatcaataGGGCCATCAATGATGCCTCCGAGGACTGGGGAGTCAAATGTTTGAGATACGAAATCAGAGATATACATCCACCTTCGAATGTGTTGGAGGCCATGCACAGACAAGTTTCAGCTGAAAGATCGAAGAGAGCTGAGATCTTGGAGAGTGAAGGTATCAGACAACTGAGAATCAATATTGCTGAAGGGGAAAAGCAATCCCAAATCTTGAAGTCTGAAGCTGCCAAGCAGGAACAGATTAACAATGCTGCTGCTATGtccaagtctttggaattgattTCCAATACTATCAAGCAAAATGAATATGGCCACGAAGCCATTAACTTGCAAATTGCGCAAGATTACATCAAGCAATTTGGTAACTTGGCTAAAGAAACTAACACCATCATCTTACCTTCTAACATGAGTGATATTGGTCAATTTATGGTAAGTGGTATGAAGATATTTAACGATTTAAACAAGGATACTAAGaaatccaccaccacttcaactcctcccGGTGCTAATGAAAAGAAAGATTAG